A stretch of DNA from Cannabis sativa cultivar Pink pepper isolate KNU-18-1 chromosome X, ASM2916894v1, whole genome shotgun sequence:
TGAAAGATGGGATTCTAGTGCATCACCTATCATCACCATTCCCTTCTCCATTATCTAAAGGGTTGCTACCATAGAGCCTTCCTGGAATGGCATTTCCAATTGAGAAGTGCATAATGTCAACTTCATGGCCCTTACAAGTCTTGCTAGTGCAAGAGCTAACTCCTTCCTTACACCCACCCATCTAACACAAAGAAAACCATTTTCgggtttaaattttaaatataaaaaaaggaTGAGAAACAACTATTCTATTTATGAAATTAGTCCACAGTAACTAGTAAGTAACTTACATTATGATATGAAGCATCCTCACCAATTTGAAACATCAAAGCAACAGATGGACATTTTTTGTTTTCACTTCACCACATAGAACATACCCAAGTAAGAAAAATGCTTTACACGTAAGAGTCAAACACTCAAGAAGACATGGAAGTGATTGATATCCAATAAAACATAAGGGTCTTCTCTTAATCTCCCATACACACAACACCCATTAAGGgattaaaaaaggaaagtatAATGTTAAAGCCAACATACAATAATTGATGCTAAAGTAGCTGAAATGGTTAGAAATGTGATTCATAAGGCAATATGacaaaaaaagatagaaaaatattatcatGACGCTCACTAAATCTCAAAACACTAATTCATTTTATCCTTGAAAATAAAAGTCTCAAAAGAGAGAGACTTATAGATTTCAGATCATAAATACGATAAAGATAAATGCCAGTTTCTcaattaaaacttaaaagagaGAAAACGAATGAAAGAAAGTTTTTCCCGAGAAAATTAGTTCATACCCTTTCGAGTACACATAGTCTCCATCAACTTGGAGCATAAAGTACATATCATGGCCATCATGCAAAGCCTGTCATATCATATAAAACCAAGATTATACTTCCAGTCCACCATTTCTGAgttcaaaatacaaaattaagcatagaaaaaACAATACCTTAACggtcatttttccatctttgTACTCGTGTTCGGCATCTGGGTCGAGAGCGGGGAGGAGAGAGAACTCAAATCCATCAATGTCTTTCCAATCGTCAGTGTGACCATCGAGGGTGATGAAGCCGGGTCTGAACTCGGCAACGAGTTGGGTTTCCGAGTCGTCTGAGTTGCAGCTCCACTCACCCGATTCTTCGTGCGAGTTGACCCGTCCGATCCACAAGGAAGAGGAGCCCAGTAATGAAAGTATTAACAGGACTCGAAACATTGTAGACGATGAGATGAATTGATATGAATTATTGACTTTTATATTtggttttctttcttcttttaatCGAAAATAAGAACTCGAGCAACAAAGTTCCGAGGCTAAATTTGAATAGATTAGTTTGTTAATtgttactaaaattaaattaaacaccctataagaaaatatcatatcCAAATCCCATTTCTGGTCATATAACTACATTGAAATAggataattaggatttttactcACTATTTTTTTAGTAGTTAAAAATTttcatgaactattgagattgttagatttaaattttttttttctaattttagtaagaaaagtcATGATAAAAATTCAGGGGcttaatttagtatatgtcaaagttcgagaaacataatttggtagatatcaaagtctagagagcataatttagtacatggacAATCacaaaattagtaaaattgaatcaAATTGAACcgaagtccttaaatctaataattttaatagttcagaggaaatttttaacggctcAAAAAGTTCAAAGAACATAATTTGATACATGTGAAATTCAGGAACAAAAATCTTAAACATaatcaaaaattacaattttcatttttcatttttttttcagtcaCGCTGTATCAATTGGACTTTTATAAAATGATGTCAATTTTCAAATATATAGCTGAATAATTATTAGGCTTTTTTTTATATGACTAAATAATTATTGGTTTTATATCAAATACATAATAAGAATCTTATTGGCATCCTCCTTGTTTTACAAGCACACCCTCCTAACACTAGATCTCGAGGGGTTAGATTTTCGGCACTTTGTGAGCTGGTAATTTTAGTCGTTGGGCGATACTTTTTATTTGGTTTTGTTTTGTAAAACAtttgtaaaataaatttaagattCCCATGTTTGTAAATCTTGTATTTTGATTATAAGCAaagttatatttattataaattttttttgttaatcacGTTTTTTTAATAAATCCTTCAATTAGCAAAGGCTTGTacagtaattaaaaaaatattgtagtGCGCTTAAGCTAGTAGGACGTTACAATTTTGATATTAGAGTCGTCAGGTTGTTCTCCGAAAATCGTCAAggtatgtacaatcatcatcagagataagctcgactcacgGTTCAGTAAATCTTTATGTGTTTTAGCACTTTAGTTAGTCAagcatgatttgaaaaaatGATAGAAAGCATGTTAGCAGTTTTATATCAAAATATGACCATGATTAAGTTTCCATGTATGCGGTAGTTAGATTAAAAGTTTTCATTGTTATCTGACCGACCTGATTTATGGGTTCGCAAGCTTGTCCTATAGATATGGACACCTAGCAAAATATGAGGGGTTGGGATAATATAGTTGAGGTTGGTGGCCTTCGATGAATCAGAATCCCCCTCATCCTCGTAGAAGAGACATAGGCTGTAGAAAGGCTCGTGGTGGTGGTTATGCAAATTCACCACAGGCTCTGCAAGATTGGGAGCAGAGGTTTGCAAAGATGCAAGCCAGGATTCAAAGTCAAGATAAGGAGATTCAGAGGTTAAGACAACATGATCCTCATGTTGCACCTCATACTTATTAAATCTAAAGGATctcaacataatatatattaaatctaAATTACTGAAAGAAAGATTATACCTCTTGAAGCCTATCATGATATCTTTGTTTCTTTTCGTATAATTATCGAACATCCAATCCAAGAACTTTGTTGAAGAATCCACACCTTGATCTTCCAAGCCAATCTCAACACTCAGGAATAGAGTGAATTATTAGATCTTATTTGGATGAATAAATTTAGGTATTACAGTGtgtatgttggaaatattttatcaggatttagatttactaacatgtatgctggattataattctataatctaacatcctaaatatgaattttctaaaaataatgaATTAAACACGTAAAGGTATAGAaaacttacattgatggcagctaaataaaataactcattccgttcagatctctaatctTTGATCCTTTCTATTGCAGAGTatgatcaagatctgaacttgaatTCTCCTGCACGTAACAAAAGACTACACAGTCTTTCACACTATCTTGAGTATTGCCTTAAAATATGTGGGCAATTACTAAATCACTCAAGGGCTTAAAATtgacaagaagaagaagaagagaattcaaaaataatgaGAGCTTTATATACTTTCTATTTGTCTGACAAAGTGAGCCAAATAATGTTCTAAAAATAAGAGCTATCATATTCTATTTATATGATAGCTTTAtggttaggtttagaattaaaatggaataagaaaagataaaatagttttatttaaaCCATGTCGGCTGAATTCTTATATGGGCCTAATGAGTTTCAATTTTGCCATTTAATTGAAACTTATCTTTCTTTtcacaaatactatttttttcatTCTAACTTTATAATGCcaattttatcaatttaataattataattaattatcaaataatatttttatttaatttatttattaattagaccttttaaagtcttttaattaataaacaaaccctAAATTCTCTTTTCCTTCTCAAAAAGCCCTATCTTAgtgaaattcataaataagacatagtcttatCTAGAATTCTAATCGAttaatgaaatcaattaattgagtctacaaGACAATATTATTTCAAGTAGTGTGAAGACCATGTGTCTATATAATTAAGCTCCCAAgaaagaatttaccaagtaaattctctatcttattaattcctcctgacTCCACTATAGACTCGGAATCGCACTCTTGATTACATAGAACTCTCTATACCAAGTAtggatacgctataaattatctattatttcaatttaaataatcaatgatcatttattgatgatttacatcgagcaAGGAGAAATTACCATTTTACCCTTCaaagtattttatccttaaaatacttagctacttgtaaatgatatttcagtaaactaatatatttGCTGAAATGAGTATTCCACCATTTAAACTCGTTTAGCCAAGCTCTAAGGAAACCATCATTTCACTACTATGTGTTTATAGAaactatagattctatattcatgattagcgctctcacttaattgcactatcgtgttctcGAGATGTAAGTGTTGGTCAAATCCAATTGGTTAGCTTTAAAAAATAAGTCAAAGAACACATGTAATACATTTAAGCCAGAAGATCAATCTTTAAGTAAGTAAATATCCCTTAAAAATAGGAAAAACCACTATTTTATCATATATTtaagttacaaaaataattaattaatattcctAAAAGACAGGCAGATAGTTTGGGTTTGAATCCCTACTTTCGTGGGTTGTTAGAGCTGTCCTGTAACTGAAATCGAGTTGTGACCCATCCAGAAAGATGGTTGCGGACCCACCATTCAATCGGGCTTCCTTTGATGCTCTTTACCTGAGCTGGTCGGTCTACCTTTTGCTTGGGGTTGGTCGGCACATAGACTTCCTTGGCTGGCCAGGGTGTGGTCCGGCCAAACCCTCCTGGTTGGCCATTTTCTCGTGACTTGGTCTTGCTCGAGTATTTGAATCCCTTGTCAATTGATGTGTTGTGCATGGTGACTTTGCTCACCTATTGACATGATGTATTCCACGTGGCCTCGGTCTTGCCTACATGGACATGCCACGTTATGTGGGCAAACATTGGGATAACAAAATCCCAAGCAAAATCATCGATAACCCATATATAAAATGTCGATATCCTATCGACAAActtcaaacttttaaaaaaataacacctAACTAAAAGTATCGATAAACTATAGATAAAATATCGATATCCTATCGACAAACTCatgacttttaaaaaattaattaataaccaAAATCCCAAACAAATCCATCGAACAAACCATAGATAACATGTCGATATCTTATCGATAAACTCAATActtttagaaaattaattaacaaacacaatCCCAAACAAAACCATCGACAAACCATAGATAACATGTCGATATCCTAtcgataaatattaaataaaattgaaaaaccaaTAAAGCTAAAATTATCAATACCCATTTGATTTTTAATCGATATCCTATCAATAATTCATCGATAACACTGTAAAAAATAACAGACCACATAAATAGAtcaaaaaatttaactaatctTAAGAACATACATAAATGCACATCTAAATATAtgaaaatgtaatatttttctttaaataacTAACCTTTTATTTGAGTATGGTGTTGGTGGTGGCGACTGTTTGAATCTGTGGTGGAGAGAAGTGGGTCTCTGTTATTTGAGCTAATATCGTTGTGATTTCATGGTTGGTGGGGGAGAGAAGTGGCTCTCTATGTTTGAGCAGGTCGATTTTGGATTTGGGTGGTCTTTGCATCGGAAGAGGTCGGTTTTGGGTTTTGGTTTGGGaggtcgagagagagagagagagagagagagagagagagagagagagagagagagagagagagagagagagagagagagagagagagagagagagagagagagtggtggaGTATTTAGGGTTGGGAGGTTCTCAACTGCTGGTCTGACGTGGGAAAGAGAAAGCATgtgaggaagaggaagagatagagtaaaaagagaaaaaaaaaattagatgtgAGGGATATTTTAGGTAATATTTTAGAATATTAGTATTGTtttgtataaattaataaaaggtctaaaatttagtataggaatattatttatgtatacaaaataaaatttcttttttattatcgGAGTCAtttttaagcatagaaatttaaattttcctaATGCAAATAGAAaaatgaagttttttttttttttttttttttttttttttaaaggcaTTTTATAAATAGAAGTAATGTTATACCTCGTGGTCATTACAAAAGATAGTAACCGGTATTAAAGAAAGATCTACCATACCGGCTATAATGTTAGCAAAAGTCCACTTGGCTACATTATGAGCCATAAAATTACAAGTTCTAGAAATAAACGAAAAATTACAACTTAACATAAAAGTAGAGAGTTGTTTACAATGGCACACATAGTTATCAATTCCCCAAACAATGCCAGTACCGTCAAAGTCTTGATAACTGTCTTGAAATCACTCTCCACCAAAACAAAACGATGATGCTGCGAAATGGTAGTCTCCATGGCTAGTAAACAAACCGCAACTTCTCCAATGAGAGGATCAGAGAAGTTGAGCAAGTTTGTAGCCAGCCACAAAATAGACTCCAGATGATCACTAGTAATGGCCACAACGAACATGGAGTCGCAACCAACTTTGACATCGCAGTTGATCTTGACCTAATCATTTGGAGGCGGCGTCTAAACAAGAGACCCAACAACCTTCAAAGAGGTAAGTAACCAAGATCCATAATCTGCATAACAAGTAGAGATAGATTCAATATAATGTATAATGCTACTCATAACATTCTTGTGTACCTTGTCATTGTGCACTCTCCAAATCGTATCCACCACAATTGAAACATaaatgaataatttttcaatgtCCACCCCTTTATACTTTAGACTCCATAAGAAATTAACCCAATCCCATATACGGGCTTCATAATTCAAAATAAGCATAACCCCCCAAGGGAAAGAACACCAAAGATGAAAAGCAAAATTACAATAGAGAAAGAGATGCTCCATTGTCTCCTTTTCCTCACCGCAAATGGGACAAGAGACCTTCTCAATATGCATTCTCTTCGCGAGAGAGGCACAGATAGGTAGAGCATTTGCCATATTACTCCACCAAAGGACTGATGCTCCAAAATTTTAGAGTTCCAAAGTTTATTCCAGAGCGTCAGGGCAACACTACACAATGGAGCTCGCTCAAGAGCTTGGATAAGGTAGGCAGACTTGGTAGAAAATAACCTATTCGATTCTTTAGTCCAGACCCATCTATCATTCTCTTGACCACTAGGCTTGCCACCTTTGATTATGTTATTAATTGTTTCATGGTAAAAAAAGTTTGAGAGCTTTGAGGTGTCCCAGTCCCCATTCGGTAAGAGTAAATCCACAACTAACCTCAAGTCCTTCGGCGGACGGGTAATAGGCTTAGGGAAGAAATCCCAACTATGAATAACCCACGGGTCCTCCCAGATATTCGTCTCTTTCCCATTCGAAATAAGCTTGCACACCCCTTTCTTGAGAATTTCTTTAGTACACACTACGTTCTTCTAAAACCACGAATCAAAGCTCTTAAAAGTACACGCCAATAACTTTTTACCTCTAAGATATTTGGCCCTTAAAACTTTACAACACTACATCTGGTCCTCATTTAGAAGAGCCCAACCCCACTGAGCTAATAACGCTTGATTCATTTCGCAACACTTTCGAAAACCAAGACCTCTCCGAGATTTGGGAAGACACAAGTGATCCCAGGCCTCCTTTTAGATACCACGTATTCCTTATTCTTGTTAATGAGCATTTggtcaattttattttatttattttttttttaaaaaaaaagaagagaggcTTCAAAATTAGTAAACGACGTGTCGTATGTACCAATACCGAAAGTCATCTCACTAAGAAAgtcttgaaaaagaaaaaaaagaaagaaagaaatccAGCCTTAAACCCTCCGCTAGCACCAGAGCAAGCAAGGGTCACAAACAGTCTGCTGTAGTCGTAGAGAGCCAACGAGAACCATTTCAAtccattttctatttaattaattaattttaagttaaaaaaaaaaaaaaatgtgaatgaTCAGATCTGTTTATTAATATCACAGAATAGTAGGAGAGTAGTAGCGTAGCCCTTTCTCTCTCAGCTCCAGAATTTGGGAGCCAAAAACCATGAGAATCGTCGAAGCTTTAtcactcttcttcttcttcattcttTTCTCTTCATTCTCTGCTATCTCCGCCGATTCCATCCATGGCTGCGGTGGCTTTGTTGAGGTCAATCTCTATTTTCCATTTCATCGATTTATTTATTCGATTTTCACAGCTTGTGATTCTGATTTTGGTGGCGTGGTTTTTTTTCTAGGCAAGTTCGTCATTGGTCAAAGCGAAGAAGGCTAGCGATTTGAAATTGGATTATTCGCACATCACGGTACTTTCCGCCCcccctttttttttcaattgaaATTTTGACTATATTATATTTATCTATGTATGCATGTGTTTTGGCGTTAATTCATCTGGCATTATAGTAAACTTGTATCTGTTTTACTTGAACTTTGTGCTGAGAACTTTTTAATTGGATCTGAATTCTGCTGGTATTTTAGATTGAACTTAAAACACTTGATGGACTTGTCAAGGAGAGAACTCAATGTGCTCCCAATGGTTATTACTTCATTCCAGTATATGACAAGGTATTTTGTTAATCTAGCAGTCGGACACTGTTTTGTcatgaatttttactaactctCAGTAGTCTGGGGGGCCGGCTCTAGCTTTTCTGTGCTAATTATGTTAAGTTTTTCAATTGCAGGGTTCCTTTATTATTCAAATCAATGGACCAGACGGTTGGTCGTGGAATCCAGACAAGGTTTTTAGAAATTGCAATTATTATTTACGTAGTTCCTTCTCAAATTTTGTGCCATGTGCTCCGTTCATAGGGAATCAATTTTCTGATGCTCAGATATTTTCTTGCAGGTTCGAGTAGCCGTTGATGATACTGGCTGCAATGGCAATGAAGATATCAATTTTCGGTTTACGGGGTTTGTTTTATTAGCTCCTGTTTTGTATTTCACTTTGTATTATTTTGTGAGCATATGATGTTTGGACATGGTTAGGATTAAGATACAAATTACTTTTTGTACAATTGGCTTAAGGTTTACTATCTCTGGGAGAGTTGTGGGAGCTGTTGGTGGTGAGAGCTGTCCAATTAAAGAAGGCGGGCCATCAGATGTAAAGGTTGAACTTTTGTCTCCCGGTGGTGATCTTGTTTCTTCAGTTCAGACGTCATCAGGGGGAAGCTACTTGTTTACAAACATTATTCCAGGTATGAAAGTGCTGCAATCACTTGCCCAGGAGATTTATGAAGTCGTACCTTATATTGTAGCTAAGCTATATTAGAAATAGTCAACTCATCAAGTTAACTGCAGGTTTCCTTGTGGATTTCTACAACTGATCGGATTTTCTTTAAATTTGTTTTCCGGATTTTTCATAAAACCATCTCTATTTTTTCAATTGATAGGAATATTTTCTTACCTGTGTGTGTGTATTTTAATTATGGATGCAGGAAACTATGAATTACGTGCTTCACACCCTGATTTTGAAGTTGAGACTAGAGGTTCAAAGGAGGTTCAGTTTCTTTATCTTTCACACTATTTCCTTTAAAGACTGACCTTATTATTTTCTTCTCCTTTCCTTCTCTGCTTGGGCTCTTATCATTCATtacacttttctttttttgaggAAAATCTCTCATTACACTCAATATGACGGCATGCATTATATGATTCAGTTCATTGAAACAAGTCATCTTGTCTTTC
This window harbors:
- the LOC133031820 gene encoding uncharacterized protein LOC133031820; protein product: MFRVLLILSLLGSSSLWIGRVNSHEESGEWSCNSDDSETQLVAEFRPGFITLDGHTDDWKDIDGFEFSLLPALDPDAEHEYKDGKMTVKALHDGHDMYFMLQVDGDYVYSKGENKKCPSVALMFQIGEDASYHNMGGCKEGVSSCTSKTCKGHEVDIMHFSIGNAIPGRLYGSNPLDNGEGNGDDRFGHLVDIYAWNPHCRYIDGKGPSGNDSRSQNDWKGAWWHSSFTLHSGFVEEDSPYAKDGQKGTYFYEFSRPLRTLDRLQQDAQFTIGETSKMSVAFWYPPDGLPWHGSGHFSISCDWISLDVIPGRSVVRTGTSSSGSGVFALLLSVVSLCGSVFVGYWVIYRPRRIPFTPMETQMENI